One genomic window of Bradyrhizobium sp. CCGE-LA001 includes the following:
- a CDS encoding uracil-DNA glycosylase: protein MIPEPAPTVRELLAFYLEAGVDCALAEEPIDRLAELDAPPPPPRAAAPAEAPRPVAAPAVMRGESAPAPDVAIASAREAARTAPTLEALRELMQSFEGCALKHTATRLVFADGNPKARVMFVGEAPGRDEDIEGLPFVGRSGKLLDLMIGAIGLNRTTAYIANVIPWRPPGNRTPTPQETQICLPFIQRQIELVNPDVLVTLGNPSTQTLLSTRDGIMRTRGRWFDYDTGQRTIRALPTFHPAYLLRSPAYKRLAWQDLRSIAKALAQGA, encoded by the coding sequence ATGATCCCCGAACCCGCACCCACCGTCCGCGAGCTTCTCGCCTTCTATCTGGAGGCCGGGGTCGACTGCGCGCTCGCGGAGGAACCGATCGACCGCCTGGCGGAATTGGATGCTCCGCCGCCGCCGCCGCGCGCGGCAGCTCCGGCCGAGGCACCGCGGCCGGTCGCAGCGCCCGCGGTCATGCGCGGCGAGAGCGCCCCTGCACCGGACGTTGCGATCGCGTCCGCACGCGAGGCCGCGCGCACCGCGCCGACGCTGGAGGCGTTACGCGAGCTGATGCAGAGCTTCGAGGGCTGCGCGCTGAAGCACACCGCCACGCGGCTGGTGTTTGCCGACGGCAATCCGAAGGCGCGCGTCATGTTCGTCGGCGAGGCACCGGGGCGCGACGAGGACATCGAAGGGCTGCCCTTCGTCGGCCGCAGCGGCAAGCTGCTCGATCTGATGATAGGCGCCATAGGTCTCAACCGCACCACCGCCTACATCGCCAACGTCATACCCTGGCGGCCGCCCGGCAACCGCACGCCGACGCCGCAGGAGACTCAGATCTGCCTGCCCTTCATCCAGCGTCAGATCGAGCTGGTGAATCCGGATGTGCTGGTCACGCTCGGCAATCCCTCGACGCAGACGCTGCTGTCGACGCGCGACGGCATCATGCGCACGCGCGGCCGCTGGTTCGACTACGACACCGGCCAGCGCACCATTCGCGCGCTGCCGACGTTTCACCCGGCCTATCTGTTGCGCTCGCCGGCCTACAAACGGCTGGCGTGGCAGGATCTGCGGTCGATCGCGAAGGCGCTGGCACAAGGCGCGTGA
- a CDS encoding glycosyltransferase family 39 protein: MRFTSLVIELIRARPRLIVWIAVLLQAAMWLFVALVFYRSPPGTLATLLAFGREYQVGTDLGPPLPIWLADISYRAAGGHMLGVYVLAQLCEIATFIALYYLARAVVGSQQAVLAVLLTMTVLAFSSPALDFGPLVLARPLWALLLLHSWQIIGQRRGNAWFAWSIEAGLLLLTTPAAIFLLLLIVAFAVSTAGGRRTLRGLDPLFASIVVAVLALPYAVWLMRAETLTLPALPQASELNARALHAAWLLGGLVLGAAAIPALTFLNTGLFAGKGEEPPIIYRPPVAPLARNFVYFFAAAPALGAVLISGLLGLESVVGGAAVVLLMSGLAVVVAAGDLIAMRRARMLRMVWAAAVVAPAIGVVLAVLLMPWTGTGEIATSIPARAIADFFDESFARRTNQRLRAVAGETQLASLITLHSGRPHLFIDADPARTPWMNQTKFRETGGVVVWRASDTAGTPPPEILKRFPDIVPEVPRAFEWLVTGRQQLLRIGWAIVRPKGT; encoded by the coding sequence ATGCGGTTTACCTCCCTGGTCATCGAGCTCATTCGCGCCCGGCCGCGGCTGATCGTGTGGATCGCCGTGCTGCTGCAGGCTGCGATGTGGCTGTTCGTCGCGCTGGTGTTCTACCGCAGCCCGCCCGGCACCCTTGCGACGCTGCTGGCCTTCGGCCGGGAGTACCAGGTCGGCACCGATCTCGGCCCGCCCTTGCCGATCTGGCTAGCCGACATCTCCTATCGCGCCGCCGGCGGCCACATGCTGGGTGTCTATGTCCTCGCCCAGCTCTGCGAGATCGCGACCTTCATTGCGCTCTATTATCTCGCCCGCGCCGTGGTCGGCTCGCAGCAGGCGGTGCTCGCCGTGCTCTTGACCATGACGGTGCTGGCCTTCTCCTCGCCTGCGCTCGATTTCGGTCCGCTGGTGCTGGCGCGGCCGCTCTGGGCGCTGTTGCTGCTGCACTCCTGGCAGATCATCGGCCAACGCCGCGGCAATGCCTGGTTCGCCTGGTCGATCGAGGCCGGCCTGCTGTTGCTCACGACGCCTGCGGCGATCTTCCTTCTCCTGCTGATCGTCGCCTTCGCGGTTTCGACCGCCGGCGGTCGCAGGACGCTGCGCGGGCTGGATCCGCTGTTCGCATCGATCGTGGTCGCCGTGCTGGCGCTGCCCTACGCGGTCTGGCTGATGCGTGCCGAGACGTTGACGCTGCCGGCCTTGCCGCAGGCCTCCGAGCTCAACGCCCGCGCGCTGCACGCAGCCTGGCTGCTTGGTGGCCTCGTGCTTGGCGCGGCGGCGATCCCCGCATTGACTTTCCTCAACACCGGCCTGTTTGCCGGTAAGGGCGAGGAGCCGCCGATCATCTACCGGCCGCCGGTCGCGCCGCTCGCGCGCAATTTCGTCTATTTCTTCGCGGCCGCGCCCGCACTCGGGGCGGTGCTGATCTCAGGCTTGCTCGGGCTGGAATCCGTCGTCGGCGGCGCCGCCGTTGTGCTGTTGATGTCGGGCCTCGCCGTGGTCGTTGCCGCCGGCGATCTGATCGCGATGCGCCGCGCGCGAATGCTGCGCATGGTGTGGGCCGCCGCGGTCGTCGCGCCTGCCATCGGCGTCGTGCTCGCCGTCCTGCTCATGCCCTGGACCGGCACCGGGGAAATCGCGACCTCGATACCGGCGCGCGCGATCGCGGATTTCTTCGACGAGAGCTTCGCGCGTCGCACCAACCAGCGCCTGCGCGCGGTCGCCGGCGAGACTCAGCTTGCGAGCCTGATCACGCTGCATTCCGGCCGGCCGCATCTGTTCATCGACGCCGATCCTGCGCGCACGCCGTGGATGAACCAGACCAAATTCAGGGAAACCGGCGGTGTCGTCGTCTGGCGCGCCTCCGACACTGCCGGCACGCCGCCGCCGGAGATCCTGAAGCGCTTCCCCGACATCGTGCCGGAAGTCCCGCGCGCCTTCGAATGGCTGGTCACCGGCCGCCAACAGCTCCTGCGCATCGGTTGGGCGATCGTGCGGCCGAAGGGGACGTAG
- a CDS encoding ribonuclease HII, protein MIRDKSVRKPARAAPAKDAATKATPGKAAKAPAGKKGIIAIAPPSFRRERALIKRGVWPVAGCDEAGRGPLAGPVVAAAVILDPDRIPRGIDDSKRLTAEEREKLFDKICATAQVSVAVASPSRIDRDNILRASLWALKRAVVALPERPRHVFVDGRDRLDTECDCEAVIGGDGIVLSIAAASIVAKVTRDRLMCALAQDCPGYGFEQHKGYAVPEHLDALDRLGPSIHHRSFFAPVAAARAKHMPWTVEPVHDLFSVTEVEVRVEASVETSAAANL, encoded by the coding sequence ATGATTCGGGACAAGTCTGTCAGGAAGCCGGCCAGGGCCGCACCAGCAAAGGATGCTGCGACGAAGGCTACGCCTGGCAAGGCAGCCAAAGCTCCGGCTGGCAAGAAAGGCATCATCGCCATCGCGCCGCCGAGTTTCCGCCGCGAGCGCGCGCTGATCAAGCGCGGCGTCTGGCCGGTGGCCGGTTGCGACGAGGCCGGCCGCGGCCCGCTCGCCGGTCCCGTGGTGGCGGCGGCGGTGATTCTCGATCCCGATCGTATCCCGCGCGGCATCGACGATTCGAAGCGGCTGACCGCCGAGGAACGCGAAAAGCTGTTCGACAAGATCTGCGCCACCGCGCAAGTCTCGGTTGCCGTCGCCTCGCCTTCGCGGATCGACCGCGACAACATCCTGCGCGCCTCGCTATGGGCGCTCAAGCGCGCGGTGGTGGCTTTGCCTGAACGGCCCCGGCACGTGTTCGTCGACGGCCGCGACCGGCTCGACACGGAATGCGACTGCGAAGCCGTGATCGGCGGTGACGGCATCGTGCTGTCGATCGCGGCGGCATCCATCGTCGCCAAGGTCACCCGCGACCGGCTGATGTGCGCGCTGGCGCAGGACTGTCCCGGCTACGGTTTCGAGCAGCACAAGGGCTATGCCGTCCCCGAGCATCTCGACGCACTCGACCGTCTCGGCCCCTCCATCCACCACCGCAGCTTCTTCGCCCCCGTCGCCGCCGCCCGCGCCAAGCACATGCCGTGGACGGTCGAGCCGGTGCACGACCTGTTCTCGGTGACCGAGGTCGAGGTGCGGGTGGAGGCGAGCGTCGAGACCAGTGCCGCCGCAAATCTCTAG
- a CDS encoding VOC family protein, which translates to MAKELIVPVPRLTVITLGVSDIRTSIAFYDALGFSRRMKATGEAVAFYDTGGPVLALFHWDQLAADATLPDKPRPQAFRGMTLAWNCRTREEVDTVLAFAVSKGARLLKAAGETDYGGYCGYFSDPDGHVWEAVVAPGIEVGEDRRVHLAA; encoded by the coding sequence ATGGCCAAGGAACTCATCGTGCCGGTACCGCGGCTCACCGTGATTACGTTAGGTGTGAGCGACATCCGCACCAGCATCGCCTTCTACGACGCGCTCGGTTTCTCGCGCCGGATGAAGGCAACCGGCGAAGCCGTCGCCTTTTACGATACCGGCGGTCCGGTGCTTGCCCTGTTTCACTGGGATCAGCTTGCTGCTGATGCCACCTTGCCGGACAAGCCGCGGCCGCAGGCCTTCCGCGGCATGACGCTCGCCTGGAATTGCCGGACACGCGAGGAGGTCGATACCGTACTGGCTTTCGCGGTCAGCAAGGGAGCGCGGCTGCTGAAGGCTGCGGGCGAGACCGATTACGGCGGCTATTGCGGCTATTTTTCAGATCCCGACGGTCATGTCTGGGAGGCCGTGGTCGCGCCCGGCATCGAGGTGGGTGAAGACCGACGGGTGCATCTGGCAGCGTAG
- a CDS encoding PA0069 family radical SAM protein: MSPASSHALKHPPVKAPSEPAGADSDLPADFPELGVAIDRTRRRGRGAQSNASGRYEAEARVAFDDGWQSLEELPPFKTSVAVDTSRKVITRNDSPDIGFDRSINPYRGCEHGCVYCFARPTHAYLGLSPGLDFESKLLAKPDAPALLEKELAASGYEPRMIAIGTNTDPYQPIERERKIMRGILEVLERAGHPVGIVTKSALVVRDIDILSRMAERNLAKVAISVTTLDPKLARTMEPRAATPPKRLEALKQLSDAGIPTTVMVAPVIPALNDSEIERILDAAAHAGVKEAAYVLLRLPLEVRDLFREWLMANYPDRYRHVFTLIRDMRGGRDYDAKWGERMKGTGPMAWTIGRRFEIACDRLGLNKRRSRLTTDHFARPKRNGDQLSLF, from the coding sequence ATGAGTCCAGCGTCCTCTCATGCTCTCAAGCACCCGCCGGTCAAGGCGCCCTCCGAGCCGGCGGGTGCGGACTCTGATTTACCCGCGGACTTTCCAGAACTTGGCGTTGCCATCGACCGCACGCGCAGGCGAGGGCGGGGTGCCCAGTCCAACGCCAGCGGCCGCTATGAGGCCGAAGCGCGCGTCGCCTTCGACGATGGCTGGCAGAGCCTGGAAGAGCTGCCGCCGTTCAAGACCAGCGTCGCCGTCGACACCTCGCGCAAGGTGATCACCCGCAACGATTCTCCCGACATCGGCTTCGATCGCTCGATCAATCCTTATCGTGGCTGCGAGCACGGTTGCGTCTATTGTTTCGCGCGGCCGACCCACGCCTATCTCGGCCTCTCGCCCGGGCTCGATTTCGAGTCGAAGCTGTTGGCCAAGCCCGATGCGCCGGCGCTGCTGGAGAAGGAGCTCGCCGCGTCCGGCTATGAGCCGCGCATGATTGCGATCGGCACCAATACCGATCCCTATCAGCCGATCGAGCGCGAGCGGAAGATCATGCGCGGCATCCTCGAAGTGCTGGAGCGCGCCGGGCATCCCGTCGGCATCGTCACCAAATCGGCGCTGGTGGTGCGCGATATCGACATTCTTTCACGGATGGCCGAGCGCAATCTCGCCAAGGTCGCGATCTCCGTCACTACGCTCGATCCGAAGCTTGCACGCACCATGGAGCCGCGCGCCGCGACGCCGCCGAAGCGGCTGGAAGCGCTCAAGCAGCTGTCGGACGCCGGCATCCCGACCACGGTGATGGTCGCACCCGTGATCCCCGCGCTGAACGATTCCGAGATCGAGCGCATCCTCGATGCCGCCGCCCATGCCGGCGTCAAGGAAGCCGCTTACGTGCTGCTGCGGCTGCCGCTGGAGGTGCGAGATCTCTTCCGCGAATGGCTGATGGCGAACTATCCGGACCGCTACCGTCACGTCTTTACGCTGATCCGCGACATGCGGGGCGGCCGCGACTACGATGCGAAATGGGGCGAGCGGATGAAGGGAACCGGCCCAATGGCCTGGACCATCGGCCGCCGCTTCGAGATCGCCTGCGACAGGCTCGGCCTCAACAAGCGGCGCTCCAGGCTGACGACGGATCACTTTGCGCGGCCAAAGCGGAACGGCGATCAGCTGAGCCTGTTCTGA
- a CDS encoding phosphoketolase family protein, which produces MTNQQQSRAASSDLDLLDRYWRAANYLSVGQIYLLDNPLLREPLRPEHIKPRLLGHWGTTPGLNFIYAHLNRVIRALDLSVIYICGPGHGGPGMVANTYLEGSYSEIYPEIARDADGLRKLFRQFSFPGGIPSHAAPETPGSIHEGGELGYALVHAYGAAFDNPDLIVACVVGDGEAETGPLAASWHSNKFLNPAHDGAVLPILHLNGYKIANPTVLGRMRDEEIRNLFRGFGHEPLFVEGDDPRLMHQSMADALDVALASIRSIRQHARDGRTTIERPRWPMIVLRSPKGWTGPKEVDGKKVEGFWRAHQVPVSGCRDNPAHLKVLEDWMRSYEPDKLFDSSGALIPELQALAPDGPRRMGANPHANGGLLKKELKLPDFRSFAVEVPQPGGVIAEATRELGKFLRDVIRLNAKERNFRIMGPDETASNRLDAVFEATERVWMEPTEPYDVHLAQDGRVMEVLSEHLCQGWLEGYLLTGRHGFFSCYEAFIHIVDSMFNQHAKWLKVTRELPWRRPIASLNYLLTSHVWRQDHNGFSHQDPGFVDLVANKKADIVRIYFPPDANTLLWIADHCLRTYNRINVIVAGKQPAPQWLSMQDAATHCDAGIGIWSWAGTEDASAEPDVVMACAGDVPTLETLAAVDLLRKALPDLKIRVVNVVDLMTLQPREQHPHGLSGRDFDGLFTADKPVIFAYHGYPYLIHRLTYNRTNHAGMHVRGFAEEGTTTTPFDMVVLNKLDRYHLAIEAIERVPGLATKAAGIKQQFRDKLIEHARYVREHGEDMPEVQGWVWPNSSGGNTPAEAGD; this is translated from the coding sequence ATGACAAATCAACAACAATCGCGAGCGGCGAGCAGCGACCTCGATCTGCTCGATCGCTATTGGCGCGCTGCGAACTACCTTTCCGTCGGGCAGATCTACCTGCTCGACAATCCGCTGCTGCGCGAGCCGCTGCGGCCCGAGCACATCAAGCCGCGCTTGCTCGGCCATTGGGGCACGACGCCCGGGTTGAACTTCATCTATGCCCATCTCAATCGCGTGATCCGCGCGCTGGACCTCAGCGTGATCTACATCTGCGGCCCCGGCCATGGCGGCCCGGGCATGGTCGCCAACACCTATCTCGAAGGCAGCTACAGCGAGATCTATCCCGAAATCGCCCGCGATGCGGACGGATTGCGCAAGCTGTTCAGGCAGTTCTCCTTCCCCGGCGGCATTCCGAGCCACGCGGCGCCCGAGACGCCAGGGTCGATCCACGAGGGCGGCGAGCTCGGCTATGCGCTGGTGCACGCCTATGGCGCCGCCTTCGACAATCCTGACCTGATCGTGGCCTGCGTCGTCGGCGACGGCGAGGCAGAGACCGGTCCGCTCGCTGCGTCCTGGCACTCCAACAAGTTCCTCAACCCGGCCCATGACGGCGCGGTGCTGCCGATCCTGCATCTCAACGGCTACAAGATCGCCAACCCTACCGTGCTCGGGCGGATGCGGGACGAGGAAATTCGCAATCTCTTCCGCGGCTTCGGCCACGAGCCGCTGTTCGTCGAAGGCGACGATCCCAGATTGATGCACCAGTCCATGGCGGACGCGCTCGACGTGGCGCTCGCCAGCATTCGCTCGATCCGGCAGCATGCCCGCGATGGACGCACGACGATCGAGCGGCCGCGCTGGCCGATGATCGTGCTGCGCAGTCCCAAGGGCTGGACCGGGCCGAAAGAGGTTGACGGCAAGAAGGTCGAAGGCTTCTGGCGTGCGCACCAGGTTCCCGTTTCAGGCTGCCGCGACAACCCGGCGCACCTTAAAGTGCTCGAAGACTGGATGCGCAGCTACGAGCCGGACAAGCTGTTCGACTCGAGCGGCGCACTGATTCCCGAGCTTCAGGCGCTGGCACCCGACGGCCCGCGGCGGATGGGCGCCAATCCGCACGCCAATGGCGGGCTCCTGAAGAAAGAGCTGAAACTGCCGGACTTCCGCAGCTTCGCCGTGGAGGTGCCGCAGCCCGGCGGCGTCATCGCCGAAGCCACGCGCGAGCTCGGCAAATTCCTGCGCGACGTCATCCGCCTCAACGCCAAGGAGCGCAACTTCCGCATCATGGGCCCGGACGAGACCGCGTCAAACCGGCTGGACGCGGTGTTCGAGGCCACCGAACGCGTCTGGATGGAGCCGACCGAGCCCTACGACGTGCATCTCGCGCAGGACGGGCGTGTGATGGAGGTGCTCAGCGAGCATCTCTGCCAGGGCTGGCTCGAGGGCTATCTGCTCACCGGCAGGCATGGCTTCTTCTCCTGCTACGAGGCTTTCATCCACATCGTCGATTCCATGTTCAACCAGCATGCCAAATGGCTGAAGGTGACGCGCGAATTGCCGTGGCGCCGCCCGATCGCCTCGCTCAATTATCTCCTGACTTCGCATGTCTGGCGCCAGGACCATAACGGCTTCAGCCACCAGGACCCTGGTTTCGTCGATCTCGTCGCCAACAAGAAGGCCGATATCGTCCGCATCTATTTCCCCCCGGACGCTAACACGCTGCTGTGGATCGCCGATCACTGCCTGCGCACCTACAACCGCATCAACGTGATCGTCGCCGGCAAGCAGCCGGCGCCGCAATGGCTGTCGATGCAGGATGCGGCCACGCATTGCGATGCCGGCATCGGCATCTGGAGCTGGGCGGGCACGGAGGATGCGAGTGCAGAGCCCGACGTCGTGATGGCCTGCGCCGGCGACGTGCCGACATTGGAAACGCTCGCCGCCGTCGACCTCCTGCGCAAGGCGCTGCCGGACCTGAAAATCCGCGTCGTCAACGTCGTCGACCTGATGACGCTGCAACCGAGGGAACAGCATCCGCACGGCCTCTCCGGCCGCGACTTCGACGGCCTGTTCACAGCGGACAAGCCTGTCATCTTCGCCTATCACGGCTACCCCTATCTCATTCACCGGCTGACCTATAATCGCACCAACCATGCCGGCATGCATGTGCGCGGCTTTGCCGAGGAAGGCACCACAACGACGCCGTTCGACATGGTCGTGCTCAACAAGCTCGACCGCTACCACCTCGCCATCGAGGCGATCGAGCGCGTGCCTGGTCTCGCGACCAAAGCGGCGGGGATCAAGCAGCAATTCCGCGACAAGCTGATCGAGCACGCCCGCTATGTCCGCGAGCACGGCGAGGACATGCCCGAGGTTCAGGGCTGGGTCTGGCCGAACAGTTCCGGCGGCAACACGCCGGCCGAAGCCGGCGACTGA
- a CDS encoding acetate/propionate family kinase → MSDTVLVLNAGSSSIKFSLFELAASGPALLCSGLLDEHEATPRLVVKSPMGEDLFETRKDASDGDSGHLFFDVLAFIVERFGEHRLRAVGHRIVHGGPDYSGPVALTDEVYARLEALAPLAPLHQPRCLEPVRSIKAIRPDLTQVACFDTAFHHSLSPTARRFAIPRQLEQRGIRRYGFHGLSFEYIAGCLAEIAPHLVAKRTVIAHLGNGASLCALRDGRSVDTTMGLTPLDGLVMGTRCGTIDPGVLLYLQQHENMSVEQVQKLLYHESGLLGVSGLSADMRTLLASGTAAAREAIDLFVLRAAQEIAMMAATLGGLDCLVFTGGIGEHAKEIRSAIGERLGWLGVRIDAAANDAGRERISRGDSSVEVFIVPTNEELTIARHCAAVLRS, encoded by the coding sequence ATGTCGGACACGGTCCTTGTCCTCAACGCGGGCTCGTCGAGCATCAAGTTCAGCCTGTTCGAGCTCGCGGCATCCGGCCCCGCCCTGCTCTGCAGCGGCCTGCTCGACGAGCACGAGGCAACGCCCAGGCTCGTGGTGAAGAGCCCTATGGGCGAGGATTTGTTCGAGACGCGGAAGGATGCGTCGGATGGGGACAGCGGCCATCTGTTCTTCGACGTGCTGGCGTTCATCGTGGAGCGTTTCGGCGAGCACCGCCTGCGCGCGGTCGGTCACCGCATCGTCCACGGCGGGCCGGACTATTCCGGACCGGTGGCGCTGACGGACGAGGTCTACGCCAGGCTGGAGGCACTGGCGCCGCTGGCCCCGTTGCACCAACCACGTTGTCTGGAGCCGGTCCGCAGCATCAAGGCGATCCGGCCGGATCTGACGCAAGTCGCCTGCTTCGACACCGCCTTCCACCACAGCCTGTCGCCGACGGCGCGCCGCTTCGCAATTCCCAGGCAATTGGAGCAGCGCGGCATCCGTCGCTACGGCTTCCACGGCCTCTCCTTCGAATACATCGCCGGGTGCCTCGCCGAGATCGCGCCGCACCTCGTTGCAAAGCGCACCGTAATCGCCCATCTCGGCAATGGCGCGAGCCTGTGCGCCCTGCGCGATGGCCGCAGCGTCGACACCACGATGGGATTGACGCCGCTCGACGGCCTCGTGATGGGCACGCGCTGCGGCACGATCGATCCCGGCGTGCTGCTCTATCTGCAGCAGCACGAGAACATGTCCGTCGAGCAGGTCCAGAAGCTGCTCTATCACGAGTCCGGTTTGCTCGGCGTCTCCGGTCTCTCCGCGGACATGCGCACGCTGCTCGCGAGCGGCACGGCTGCGGCACGCGAGGCGATCGACCTCTTCGTCCTCCGCGCGGCGCAAGAGATCGCGATGATGGCGGCCACGCTCGGTGGACTGGACTGCCTGGTCTTCACCGGCGGCATCGGCGAGCATGCCAAGGAGATCCGTAGCGCGATCGGCGAGCGTCTTGGCTGGCTCGGCGTGCGCATCGATGCCGCTGCGAACGATGCGGGGCGCGAGCGCATCAGCCGGGGCGATAGCAGCGTCGAGGTGTTCATCGTTCCGACGAACGAGGAACTGACGATCGCGCGGCATTGCGCGGCAGTGTTGCGATCATGA
- a CDS encoding RMD1 family protein: MNADHLAASAAAATPKQDAAPTLRIRALMLGDRINASGLELGTLVSSTPAAFRVHAGLVVIFRYGVVVLIGLLPSEEKVVIDSLKSRVIGELSPHEEETAQAQLCKDENAEAIQPGGPICLAKFSDDRLLLIADALAKSTSLARDERRVAAVFDVIEPFARMLAEQGRTPPGRKGILQLIGNALLVQQRVAGRVAVAEKPDVLWEKPELDRLYSRLEDEYELKERLDTLERKLAAVSETANALTDIIDTRRSLRLEIAVVVLIVIEVVISCYQILTGTH; encoded by the coding sequence ATGAACGCCGATCACCTTGCCGCCAGCGCCGCAGCCGCAACGCCGAAGCAGGACGCCGCGCCGACGTTGCGGATTCGCGCGCTGATGCTCGGCGACCGCATCAACGCTTCCGGCCTCGAGCTCGGCACGTTGGTGTCCTCGACGCCGGCCGCCTTCCGCGTCCATGCCGGCCTCGTCGTGATCTTCCGCTACGGCGTCGTGGTGCTGATCGGTCTTTTGCCTTCGGAGGAGAAGGTCGTGATCGACAGTCTGAAGTCGCGCGTGATCGGCGAGCTCAGCCCCCATGAGGAGGAGACCGCGCAGGCGCAGCTCTGCAAGGATGAGAATGCCGAGGCGATCCAGCCGGGCGGTCCAATCTGCCTCGCCAAATTCTCCGACGACCGCCTGCTCCTGATCGCGGACGCGCTCGCCAAGAGCACCTCGTTGGCGCGCGACGAGCGGCGCGTCGCCGCGGTCTTCGACGTGATCGAGCCGTTCGCGCGCATGCTCGCCGAGCAGGGTCGCACGCCGCCCGGCCGCAAGGGCATCCTGCAACTGATCGGAAACGCGCTGCTGGTGCAGCAGCGCGTCGCCGGCCGCGTCGCCGTGGCCGAAAAACCCGACGTGCTCTGGGAGAAGCCCGAGCTCGATCGGCTCTATTCACGTCTCGAGGACGAGTACGAGCTGAAGGAGCGCCTCGACACGCTCGAGCGCAAGCTCGCGGCCGTGTCGGAGACCGCGAATGCGCTTACCGACATCATCGACACAAGGCGCTCACTCCGCCTCGAGATCGCGGTGGTGGTGCTGATCGTCATCGAGGTCGTGATTAGCTGTTACCAGATATTGACGGGCACGCATTAG